A single region of the Bdellovibrio sp. GT3 genome encodes:
- the dcd gene encoding dCTP deaminase — protein MILTDQQILSHMEAGTIKVEPFRRECLGTNSYDVHLGKTLAVYEDEVLDAKKHNKIRTFEIPDEGFVLMPDTLYLGVTQEYTETLKHVPFLEGKSSVGRLGIDIHATAGKGDVGFCNFWTLEISVKQPVRVYTGMPVGQLIYFEVKGEILTPYNVKPSAKYNEKLPLPVESMMWKNSF, from the coding sequence ATGATTCTTACGGATCAGCAGATTCTCTCACACATGGAAGCTGGCACAATCAAGGTTGAGCCCTTCCGCAGAGAATGCCTGGGTACGAACTCTTACGATGTTCACTTGGGTAAAACTCTTGCAGTGTATGAAGACGAAGTGCTGGACGCTAAGAAGCATAACAAGATTCGTACCTTCGAGATTCCGGATGAGGGCTTTGTCCTTATGCCGGATACTTTGTATTTGGGCGTTACTCAGGAATACACTGAGACTTTGAAACACGTTCCATTCCTTGAAGGTAAATCCAGTGTCGGTCGCCTTGGTATCGATATCCATGCGACAGCTGGTAAGGGCGATGTTGGTTTTTGCAACTTCTGGACTCTTGAAATCTCCGTAAAACAACCCGTCAGAGTTTACACTGGAATGCCCGTTGGGCAGTTGATCTACTTTGAAGTAAAAGGTGAAATCCTCACGCCGTATAACGTGAAGCCTTCTGCTAAGTACAACGAGAAGCTTCCTTTACCAGTGGAATCAATGATGTGGAAAAATTCGTTCTAA
- a CDS encoding response regulator, translating into MSENKSKILILEDDESVSAALKEILGRAGHTVFVASRPDEATTLLTSNNIEFLFCDCMLPQMTGIDFITRVRTEHPNLRFKVVLMSGIFTDKAFIQESTNKTQALAFLRKPFEMDQVLKLVKSESSSKEETASARKLLYQMFSNPKVTNRQKRKVIESIEEVSGFDLPFLYSLLVETKSSGYLNIYNSDGSVSGISFCNGNIVGVDVDDKTTFLGEMLIQSGYATPEDVQTALRDKNNRRIGNYLIQNNQLSPHAFDVILMEQMNIRLVKTIVDEKIRVNFAAAEVEMSNPSIDADALSYYLHDWIASKLSLNWLKSFYMIWTGNVIAKSPTYVDDHPALSMSMLKSLDGFMAKIDGETTINKLLDVKGYTEIGVYKAVHFLLTKGLIVFAQRAAFESPEVQMKSLQKIWSNLEGKNGFEIVTYMESGTMGSSLESVLEDFLTTLGPAPADDRSEVAALWRKIKKEAEDAVLVAQDSNKATQFRQEAQRSEAENKLKANSLMEDIKKALQYTQYAKAMPMVAEVSKLNPSQAQIHLYGSWAKLGVAEKADGVRRAALCKEVEMDMMQIPPDERYDALYPFVSGLFQKVRGDVVGARKQFEKAIAMDASFMSARRELASLGASKQQKQDVFNMDLKQMVSGFFKKK; encoded by the coding sequence GTGAGCGAAAATAAAAGTAAAATCCTTATTTTGGAAGATGACGAATCGGTCTCTGCGGCACTGAAGGAAATTCTGGGCCGGGCAGGTCATACCGTCTTCGTGGCAAGTCGTCCTGATGAAGCGACGACCTTGCTGACTTCCAATAATATCGAATTTTTATTTTGTGACTGTATGTTGCCGCAAATGACGGGGATTGATTTCATCACTCGTGTGCGCACCGAACATCCTAATTTGCGTTTTAAAGTCGTTTTGATGAGCGGTATCTTCACGGATAAAGCATTCATTCAGGAATCCACGAATAAAACCCAGGCCCTGGCGTTCTTGCGTAAACCGTTTGAAATGGATCAGGTGTTGAAGCTGGTTAAAAGCGAATCCTCTTCCAAGGAAGAAACGGCCAGCGCGCGTAAACTTTTATATCAAATGTTTTCAAATCCCAAAGTCACCAATCGTCAAAAGCGCAAGGTGATCGAGTCCATCGAGGAGGTCAGTGGCTTTGACTTGCCATTCCTGTATTCCTTGCTGGTCGAGACGAAGAGCTCCGGGTATTTGAATATCTATAACTCTGACGGTTCTGTCTCCGGTATTTCCTTCTGCAATGGCAACATTGTGGGAGTGGACGTGGATGACAAGACAACATTCCTGGGTGAGATGCTGATTCAAAGTGGTTATGCCACTCCGGAAGACGTGCAGACGGCATTGCGTGACAAGAACAATCGCCGAATTGGTAATTATCTTATTCAGAACAATCAACTAAGTCCTCATGCTTTTGACGTGATCCTGATGGAGCAAATGAATATCCGTCTGGTAAAAACGATCGTGGATGAAAAAATCCGCGTGAATTTTGCGGCAGCAGAGGTTGAAATGTCGAATCCAAGCATCGATGCCGATGCGTTGTCATACTATCTGCATGACTGGATTGCTTCGAAGCTGTCTTTGAATTGGTTGAAGTCGTTCTATATGATCTGGACGGGCAACGTGATTGCCAAGAGTCCGACCTATGTGGATGATCACCCGGCATTGAGTATGTCGATGCTTAAATCCCTTGATGGATTCATGGCTAAAATTGACGGGGAAACCACGATCAATAAACTTTTGGATGTTAAAGGTTACACCGAGATCGGTGTTTACAAAGCGGTTCACTTCTTGTTGACGAAGGGTTTGATTGTGTTTGCTCAAAGAGCGGCATTTGAAAGTCCGGAAGTGCAGATGAAGTCCTTGCAAAAAATCTGGAGCAATCTGGAAGGCAAGAATGGCTTTGAAATCGTCACCTACATGGAAAGCGGTACGATGGGATCGTCGCTGGAAAGTGTGCTTGAGGATTTCCTGACGACTTTGGGGCCGGCTCCTGCAGATGACAGATCTGAAGTGGCTGCTCTTTGGAGAAAAATCAAAAAAGAAGCTGAAGATGCAGTTCTAGTTGCACAGGACTCCAATAAAGCGACACAGTTCCGTCAGGAAGCTCAGCGTTCTGAGGCCGAGAATAAACTGAAAGCCAATAGTTTGATGGAAGACATCAAGAAGGCATTGCAGTACACGCAATACGCGAAGGCAATGCCGATGGTTGCAGAAGTCAGCAAGCTCAATCCATCCCAGGCGCAAATCCATCTTTATGGATCGTGGGCTAAACTGGGTGTGGCGGAAAAAGCAGACGGTGTTCGCCGTGCAGCTCTGTGCAAAGAAGTTGAAATGGATATGATGCAGATTCCACCGGATGAGCGCTATGATGCCCTTTATCCGTTTGTCTCTGGTTTGTTCCAAAAAGTTCGTGGTGATGTTGTGGGAGCACGCAAGCAGTTTGAAAAGGCGATTGCGATGGATGCATCCTTCATGTCGGCTCGTCGTGAGTTGGCGTCACTGGGAGCTTCGAAACAACAAAAGCAGGATGTCTTCAACATGGACCTGAAACAAATGGTTTCAGGGTTCTTCAAAAAGAAATAA
- a CDS encoding ATP-binding protein, with the protein MKIQYSLFDTLLEPVFVLNAEQRVIYCNETAAIVCGLSVRKITRGTMKFLDLFTFSEPIESLDKLIHICDPTPYKEVTFQTPQGGEGKVQLTLQPVFDSMGDKNWIVFVRDVTLEERLQKKYRAELEQKEDVIKDLEDAKVQLENYSKNLEKMVADRTAELSRLNQMMTALLDSLNQGFLIFNEEGRVLEITSRACENTIEDRPQGKNIWDVLKLPEKKVDGFQKWMKTVFMEMLPFEDLAPLGPEKYPHSQGNHISLEYFPLRNSEGKMEGIVMVASDITRLVEAQEQAEKDRAYANLIINMVQNKNQIGRFVRESESMLQELKNDLTASWESADDESLFRQLHTLKGGAALFSIQDMTEYCHKAETLLAEFKESRSAEQYQKLQQESHLVEKSFAQFLDKTTEILGHKALSQERQLEIPVSKLQHTLDELKNLPQGGAAARMIMNDFLMEPIGSFFTSYSDVALRLAEKQDKQLNPVIFNNSEIKVLPEIYSGLFATFVHSFRNSVDHGIEAPSQREESGKSAAGTITVQFDVLRKPDVDWLQIRIKDDGAGVNPEIIRKKLTAKGLDVSAESDEQVIQHIFDSQFSTREQVTETSGRGVGMDAIKYAAENLGGVVSVTSENGKGTSLLVEVPYITELLPAKKIKAA; encoded by the coding sequence ATGAAAATACAATACTCGCTGTTCGACACCTTGCTAGAGCCCGTATTTGTTCTGAATGCAGAACAACGGGTCATCTATTGCAACGAAACAGCGGCGATTGTCTGCGGTCTTTCCGTCCGAAAGATCACTCGCGGGACAATGAAGTTTTTGGACTTGTTCACCTTCAGCGAACCGATCGAGAGCCTGGATAAACTTATACATATCTGCGATCCGACTCCCTACAAGGAAGTCACTTTCCAAACACCCCAAGGCGGCGAAGGCAAGGTTCAACTGACCCTGCAACCGGTGTTCGATTCCATGGGCGATAAGAACTGGATCGTCTTCGTGCGCGACGTGACTTTGGAAGAACGTCTGCAAAAAAAATATCGTGCGGAGCTGGAGCAAAAAGAGGACGTCATCAAAGATCTTGAAGACGCCAAAGTTCAGCTTGAAAACTACTCTAAAAATCTCGAAAAGATGGTGGCGGATCGCACGGCCGAATTGTCCCGTTTGAATCAAATGATGACTGCCCTCCTCGACAGTTTGAATCAGGGCTTCCTGATCTTCAACGAAGAAGGCCGCGTACTGGAAATCACTTCCCGCGCCTGTGAAAACACCATCGAGGACCGCCCTCAGGGAAAAAACATCTGGGATGTTTTGAAACTTCCAGAGAAAAAAGTGGATGGCTTCCAAAAATGGATGAAAACCGTTTTTATGGAGATGCTGCCTTTTGAGGATCTGGCACCATTGGGCCCGGAAAAATACCCTCATTCCCAAGGCAACCATATTTCCCTTGAGTACTTCCCTCTTCGCAATAGCGAAGGGAAAATGGAAGGCATCGTGATGGTGGCTTCTGATATCACCCGACTGGTGGAAGCACAGGAGCAGGCGGAAAAAGACCGTGCCTATGCAAACCTTATCATCAACATGGTTCAGAATAAAAACCAGATCGGTCGCTTTGTGCGCGAGTCTGAATCCATGCTGCAGGAATTGAAAAATGATCTTACTGCCTCTTGGGAGTCCGCTGACGACGAATCCCTTTTCCGCCAGCTGCACACCCTGAAAGGCGGAGCCGCTCTGTTCTCTATCCAGGACATGACGGAATACTGCCACAAGGCCGAGACTCTGCTTGCAGAGTTCAAAGAATCCCGCAGTGCTGAACAATACCAGAAGCTGCAACAGGAAAGCCACTTGGTGGAAAAATCCTTTGCGCAATTCCTGGATAAAACCACGGAGATCCTGGGTCACAAAGCGCTGTCACAGGAACGCCAGCTGGAAATCCCTGTCAGCAAATTGCAGCACACATTGGATGAGTTAAAAAATCTTCCACAAGGCGGCGCTGCTGCCCGCATGATCATGAATGACTTTTTGATGGAACCGATTGGTTCATTCTTTACTTCCTATAGTGATGTCGCTCTGAGGCTTGCTGAAAAGCAGGATAAGCAACTAAATCCGGTGATCTTCAATAATTCTGAGATCAAAGTATTGCCAGAGATCTATTCCGGTTTGTTTGCGACTTTCGTGCACTCCTTCCGCAACTCTGTGGATCATGGAATTGAAGCCCCTTCTCAGCGCGAGGAATCCGGCAAATCAGCAGCCGGCACGATCACCGTGCAGTTTGATGTTCTAAGAAAACCGGACGTCGATTGGCTGCAAATCCGCATCAAAGATGATGGTGCTGGGGTGAATCCGGAAATCATTCGCAAGAAACTGACAGCCAAGGGCCTGGATGTTTCCGCAGAGTCAGATGAACAAGTGATTCAGCATATCTTTGACAGCCAGTTCTCCACCCGCGAACAGGTCACTGAAACCTCAGGGCGTGGCGTGGGTATGGATGCGATTAAATACGCTGCAGAAAATCTGGGCGGTGTCGTCAGCGTCACCTCTGAAAATGGAAAAGGCACTTCCCTATTGGTTGAAGTGCCTTATATCACCGAGCTATTGCCGGCAAAAAAAATCAAAGCCGCTTAA
- a CDS encoding response regulator, producing MFPLETRILVIDDMPSIRDLVKNTLKAMGFKNIQEAGDGEEGLKVLMQTNVPGSSIQLVISDWNMPKMKGLELLKHVRATAEWQNLPFVLLTSESERDQVTEAVLAGVSQYIVKPFSAKIFEDKLKAAWTKHNPK from the coding sequence ATGTTTCCCCTCGAAACCCGCATCTTGGTAATTGATGACATGCCCTCTATCAGAGACTTGGTGAAAAACACACTCAAGGCGATGGGCTTTAAAAATATTCAGGAAGCCGGCGATGGAGAGGAAGGATTGAAAGTCCTTATGCAAACCAATGTGCCGGGTTCCAGCATTCAACTGGTTATTTCTGACTGGAATATGCCGAAAATGAAGGGCTTGGAATTGTTGAAGCACGTTCGCGCGACAGCGGAATGGCAAAACCTACCATTTGTACTTTTAACTTCTGAGTCAGAACGCGATCAGGTGACAGAGGCGGTACTTGCCGGTGTCTCCCAATATATCGTGAAACCATTTTCAGCGAAAATTTTTGAAGACAAACTTAAAGCAGCTTGGACTAAACACAATCCAAAATAA
- a CDS encoding SpoIIE family protein phosphatase yields the protein MKKRGLSIRYKVLLLLTSIPLITLTAYLVLAMRIFEDDKIAYVFDSSSTMSGTMAAQIKTQLNAVLGTAKPIYQDYLSVYKFTPVAKSIFDNEDNIENVIVFTPNEQGQYQKAAFLEKIAGGSDGFLNSIQSKLPMYFTEVDASQRIVKVPFNDDRVLIMDKVWNQDKTKATIFVILVRMGETAEMFKGATSQHMYLVSADGTVLFGPENLVGQNLKTTVAPNFLTDPTSRIPQGAETVKAANGVDYLVSFSKAGFGDLTVVTTIEKSKALSAVQILIRKSLIFFGILISLTVIISLFASTGLTQALTQLFTATKKVSEGDFNVRVKVDSNDEVGSLADNFNLMAAEVSRLLEQTAEKARMESELQTAKTVQETLFPEARAKIGPLSIAGFYEPASECGGDWWHYCKVGEKIFLWIGDATGHGAPAALITSAAKSASTIIEQLDISPAKAMELLNRSIYDVSKGRIMMTFFLASFDLQTGRLVYCNASHEAPFLIKKSDDPLKKKDLVALNEVNNPRLGQSRESVYEQTSIQVSEGDAVFFYTDGIPDIQDPAKTSWGEREFIKALIAANKDFPSVADSVDRFATSFQTHRQGAPLVDDVTFFVVKNDGIQ from the coding sequence GTGAAAAAACGTGGATTATCAATAAGATATAAAGTTCTTTTGCTACTAACTTCCATCCCTTTGATTACATTGACGGCATATCTGGTGCTGGCAATGCGAATCTTTGAAGATGATAAAATTGCTTACGTATTTGACTCATCAAGTACCATGTCGGGCACAATGGCGGCTCAAATTAAGACACAGCTTAATGCCGTGTTGGGCACAGCCAAACCGATCTATCAGGATTATTTGTCCGTGTATAAGTTCACACCCGTGGCGAAATCCATTTTCGACAATGAAGACAACATCGAGAATGTGATCGTCTTTACTCCGAATGAGCAGGGGCAATATCAAAAAGCTGCGTTCCTGGAAAAGATAGCTGGTGGTTCAGACGGTTTTCTGAATTCCATTCAGAGCAAGCTGCCAATGTATTTCACAGAGGTGGATGCGAGCCAGCGTATCGTGAAAGTTCCCTTCAACGATGATCGCGTGTTGATCATGGATAAAGTCTGGAATCAGGATAAAACCAAAGCGACGATTTTCGTTATTCTGGTCAGAATGGGCGAAACGGCGGAGATGTTTAAAGGTGCGACTTCGCAGCACATGTATCTGGTTTCCGCGGATGGAACTGTTTTGTTCGGGCCAGAGAATCTGGTGGGGCAAAACCTGAAAACAACGGTGGCACCGAATTTCCTGACGGACCCGACAAGCAGAATCCCGCAAGGGGCGGAAACTGTGAAAGCCGCAAATGGTGTGGATTATCTGGTGTCATTTTCAAAAGCCGGCTTCGGTGATCTGACAGTTGTCACGACCATTGAAAAATCCAAAGCTTTGAGTGCGGTTCAGATCCTGATCCGAAAATCTTTGATCTTCTTTGGTATCTTGATTTCCCTGACAGTGATCATCAGCTTGTTTGCCTCCACGGGATTGACTCAGGCTTTGACTCAGTTGTTCACCGCAACCAAAAAAGTTTCGGAAGGTGATTTCAACGTGCGTGTAAAAGTGGACTCCAACGATGAAGTGGGCAGCCTAGCTGACAACTTCAATCTGATGGCGGCCGAAGTGTCCCGTCTTTTGGAGCAAACTGCTGAAAAAGCCCGTATGGAATCCGAGCTGCAAACTGCCAAAACGGTGCAGGAAACTCTGTTTCCGGAAGCACGCGCCAAGATCGGTCCACTTTCAATTGCAGGTTTTTACGAGCCGGCATCTGAGTGCGGTGGCGACTGGTGGCATTACTGCAAAGTTGGCGAAAAAATCTTCCTGTGGATCGGGGATGCAACTGGACACGGAGCCCCTGCCGCTTTGATCACAAGTGCCGCGAAATCCGCTTCGACAATCATCGAACAACTGGATATTTCTCCGGCAAAGGCGATGGAACTGTTGAATCGTTCGATTTATGATGTTTCCAAAGGGCGCATTATGATGACGTTCTTTTTGGCCTCTTTTGATTTGCAGACGGGACGCCTGGTCTATTGTAACGCTTCTCACGAGGCGCCATTCCTGATCAAGAAATCAGATGATCCATTGAAGAAGAAGGATCTGGTGGCTTTGAATGAAGTGAACAATCCAAGATTGGGTCAGTCACGTGAATCGGTTTATGAACAAACCAGCATTCAGGTCTCTGAGGGTGATGCCGTTTTCTTCTATACAGATGGAATTCCGGATATTCAGGATCCCGCAAAAACATCCTGGGGTGAACGTGAGTTCATCAAGGCTTTGATCGCTGCAAACAAGGATTTTCCTTCTGTGGCGGATTCCGTGGATCGTTTTGCAACAAGTTTCCAGACGCATCGCCAAGGAGCGCCTTTGGTCGATGACGTGACATTTTTTGTGGTTAAAAACGACGGCATTCAGTAA
- a CDS encoding phospholipase D-like domain-containing protein has translation MDSWSDVKLFHTGDEFFASLTEDIQNAQENITIESYIFDMDKLTDNILHELSHAVKRGVSVKLILDGFGSYTSIPQILKFCQHHGIELRVFHILPYPSSWLRRMPAFEILGKASWWRRMNRRNHRKIVIIDEKTAYVGSLNFTQIHCEKYVGAKAWRDTGARMQGPAVKQLVTATQITYLRTIYKGILSWISRRRIPQTPLNSAVQLNTTQKMRKHLYRDILRRISHAKTRVYITTAYFLPKRSLLRVLIRAKERGVDIKLLIPEKSDLPFSQWAAFFLVRFLIEKKIPVFEYQKSILHAKTMVIDDDVYVGSFNLNYRSLFHDLEVIAHFRDSHTLGNMLTQWETDLGHSKNITARSSSWLTRVLAKIAFRLRYML, from the coding sequence ATGGATTCATGGAGCGACGTTAAGCTGTTTCATACTGGTGATGAGTTCTTTGCAAGTCTGACTGAAGACATTCAAAATGCTCAAGAAAACATCACCATTGAAAGCTACATCTTTGATATGGACAAGCTGACGGATAACATCCTTCACGAGCTCTCCCATGCAGTTAAGAGAGGCGTTTCCGTAAAACTCATTTTGGACGGCTTTGGATCCTACACTTCGATTCCACAAATTTTAAAATTCTGCCAACATCATGGCATTGAGCTGCGGGTGTTTCATATCCTGCCATATCCCTCATCATGGCTCCGTCGCATGCCCGCATTCGAGATTTTAGGCAAAGCCAGCTGGTGGCGCCGCATGAACCGCCGCAATCACCGTAAAATTGTGATCATCGATGAAAAAACCGCCTATGTCGGCAGTTTGAACTTCACCCAGATTCACTGTGAAAAATACGTCGGCGCCAAAGCCTGGAGAGACACGGGCGCCAGAATGCAGGGACCAGCGGTCAAACAACTCGTCACAGCCACCCAGATCACCTATCTGCGCACTATTTATAAAGGCATTTTATCCTGGATCAGCCGCAGGAGAATTCCGCAAACCCCTCTCAACTCGGCGGTTCAACTGAATACGACGCAAAAAATGCGCAAACATCTTTATCGCGACATACTTCGCCGTATTTCACACGCAAAAACCCGCGTCTATATCACTACGGCCTACTTTCTGCCGAAACGTTCCCTACTGCGAGTTTTGATTCGCGCCAAAGAGCGCGGCGTGGACATTAAGCTTCTGATCCCGGAAAAATCAGACCTCCCATTTTCTCAATGGGCCGCTTTTTTTCTGGTTCGCTTCCTGATCGAGAAGAAAATCCCGGTCTTTGAGTATCAGAAGTCTATTTTGCACGCCAAAACCATGGTGATTGATGATGATGTCTACGTGGGCTCGTTTAACTTGAATTACCGCAGCCTGTTTCACGATTTGGAAGTGATCGCTCACTTCAGGGACTCTCACACTCTTGGCAACATGCTCACTCAGTGGGAAACGGACCTGGGTCACTCAAAAAACATTACCGCGCGAAGCTCCTCGTGGCTCACCCGAGTCCTTGCCAAAATCGCTTTTCGACTGCGCTACATGCTGTGA
- a CDS encoding FecR domain-containing protein, translated as MSRLGKTEKTIFTIAVLVLLLFSYFLYDDSLLFPKSNNSQLDLIGSVATSQNDVRRKNLDTFSWLPANREDQIFDNDSIYTGERSEAQIRLQDGTIIRISPNSLITLNMKNGQMMLDLRYGNLVGDITKGTALKIKSGEKEFNLDGSGKIEFKKSHSGNVDLRLLSGDLNYQDKKERKVLQKSQPVAVSQQGMKPLVKPTIELQTPNNTVFVRENPDDAMPFAWRGNGNITRFEMEVSPNGQFDHVAVLKETAEGKTDVVEPLEPGPYFWRVKAYDKNGTVGFSEIRQMTLAHLDAPVITSPTTDARFQMEIETNDPSQLAISTEVRWSAAPLLKSYHWQISRDEQFSAIVKEGNAGVQSILTPRLATGTYWVRVSGATTDKKNSAWSASVPFTVQVTAKKEPIPDRPELIAKDIKFRLPRPEERRPASEMAPKLEWKPVAKTRGYRVQVSKDLNFQTPQTYDVPNTETLWSQVEKGQHYYRVYAVSPKGQLSPPSDIGHINVDDMRPILTVPQLMEPFNNMSIFLQTQQEPFIWLEWKKVAGATGYTVEVSNTEDFSRILYTSTMPTNRFLIKSKIPLGKIYWRVRAEAQGDSPSQWADKREFTVYHQKNETFVK; from the coding sequence ATGTCACGTTTAGGCAAAACTGAGAAAACCATATTTACAATCGCAGTACTTGTTCTACTGCTCTTTTCGTACTTCTTGTACGATGACTCTTTGCTATTCCCTAAATCCAACAACAGTCAGCTGGATTTAATTGGCTCTGTCGCCACTTCTCAAAATGACGTGCGTCGAAAAAATCTGGACACATTCAGCTGGTTGCCAGCCAATCGCGAAGACCAGATCTTTGATAACGATTCCATTTATACTGGTGAAAGATCCGAAGCTCAAATTCGTCTTCAGGATGGCACTATCATCCGCATCTCTCCGAACTCATTGATCACTTTGAACATGAAGAACGGTCAGATGATGCTGGACCTTCGTTATGGTAACTTGGTGGGTGATATCACCAAAGGCACCGCGCTTAAGATCAAATCCGGCGAAAAAGAGTTCAACCTGGATGGTTCCGGTAAAATCGAATTCAAAAAATCGCATTCTGGAAACGTCGATCTTCGCCTGCTTTCCGGCGACTTGAATTATCAGGACAAGAAAGAGCGCAAAGTTCTGCAAAAGTCCCAACCTGTTGCCGTATCTCAGCAAGGTATGAAGCCTTTGGTAAAACCAACCATCGAGCTGCAAACTCCGAACAACACAGTGTTTGTCAGAGAAAATCCTGACGACGCCATGCCATTTGCATGGAGAGGTAATGGCAACATCACCCGCTTTGAAATGGAAGTTTCACCAAACGGTCAGTTTGACCATGTGGCTGTACTTAAAGAAACCGCTGAAGGCAAAACGGATGTCGTCGAACCTTTGGAGCCAGGTCCTTATTTCTGGCGCGTGAAAGCTTACGATAAAAATGGAACTGTGGGCTTTTCGGAAATTCGTCAGATGACTCTGGCGCATTTGGATGCTCCGGTCATTACGTCCCCAACCACTGACGCCCGCTTCCAGATGGAAATTGAAACGAATGATCCGTCACAACTGGCTATCTCCACCGAGGTTCGCTGGTCCGCGGCTCCTTTGCTAAAATCCTATCACTGGCAAATTTCCAGGGATGAACAGTTCTCTGCCATCGTTAAAGAAGGCAATGCTGGCGTTCAAAGTATCCTGACGCCCCGCCTGGCAACAGGCACTTACTGGGTTCGTGTCAGTGGCGCTACAACTGACAAGAAAAATTCCGCATGGTCTGCATCAGTTCCCTTCACTGTTCAAGTGACTGCGAAGAAAGAACCGATCCCGGATCGTCCAGAGTTGATTGCCAAAGACATCAAATTCCGCCTGCCACGTCCTGAAGAGCGTCGCCCGGCAAGCGAAATGGCACCGAAACTGGAATGGAAACCCGTGGCGAAAACCCGTGGCTATCGCGTGCAGGTCTCCAAAGATCTTAATTTCCAAACCCCACAAACTTATGACGTGCCAAACACCGAGACTTTGTGGTCGCAAGTGGAAAAAGGCCAGCACTACTACCGTGTTTATGCTGTCAGCCCTAAAGGACAACTAAGTCCTCCAAGTGATATCGGACATATCAATGTCGATGACATGCGCCCGATTCTGACTGTGCCGCAATTGATGGAACCGTTTAACAACATGTCCATCTTCCTGCAAACACAACAGGAACCATTCATCTGGCTTGAATGGAAAAAAGTGGCCGGTGCCACTGGATACACAGTGGAAGTTTCCAATACGGAGGACTTCTCCAGGATCCTTTACACTTCGACAATGCCGACCAACCGCTTCCTGATTAAGTCCAAAATTCCATTGGGCAAAATCTACTGGCGCGTGCGCGCGGAAGCACAGGGCGACAGTCCATCGCAATGGGCGGATAAACGCGAATTTACGGTTTACCATCAGAAGAACGAAACATTCGTAAAATGA
- a CDS encoding ATP/GTP-binding protein — translation MKQYVKIVITGGPSGGKTTLIEALKKELGQKCAIVPEAASILYRGGFPRYKEAQGIINAQRAIYFTQKELEDMICKVSQKPLIVCDRGSVDALAYWPSEPSHFFDSIQSDKTAEFSRYDWVLHLDTADMDDYDTSNPIRTETFPEAANLNAKIMEAWEGHPRRIVIGHNRDFLSKMTTALSVINAIMTHKSADEINKELLK, via the coding sequence ATGAAACAGTACGTAAAAATCGTTATTACCGGCGGCCCCTCAGGCGGCAAAACCACATTGATTGAAGCTTTGAAAAAAGAGTTGGGACAGAAATGCGCCATCGTCCCTGAAGCAGCCAGCATCCTGTACCGTGGTGGATTCCCCCGCTACAAGGAAGCCCAAGGTATCATCAACGCTCAGCGGGCAATTTATTTCACTCAAAAAGAACTTGAAGACATGATCTGCAAGGTCAGTCAAAAACCTCTGATCGTTTGTGATCGCGGCTCTGTGGATGCACTTGCATATTGGCCTTCTGAGCCCAGCCACTTTTTTGACAGCATTCAATCCGACAAAACCGCAGAGTTTTCCCGTTACGATTGGGTTCTGCACCTGGACACTGCCGACATGGATGACTACGACACTTCCAATCCAATTCGCACGGAAACATTCCCAGAGGCAGCCAATCTGAACGCCAAAATCATGGAAGCCTGGGAGGGTCACCCGCGCCGTATCGTGATCGGTCACAACCGGGATTTTCTTTCGAAAATGACCACGGCCCTTTCCGTTATCAATGCAATCATGACTCATAAAAGTGCCGATGAAATTAACAAGGAGCTTTTGAAGTGA
- the rpmG gene encoding 50S ribosomal protein L33, with protein sequence MAKKSGRIIITLECTEARGEGKPVSRYTTTKNKTKTPSRLEKKKYNPNLKRHTVHRETK encoded by the coding sequence ATGGCTAAAAAATCAGGAAGAATCATCATCACTCTTGAGTGCACTGAAGCTCGCGGTGAAGGCAAACCAGTTTCTCGTTACACTACAACGAAAAACAAAACTAAGACTCCAAGCCGTCTTGAAAAGAAAAAATACAATCCAAACTTGAAACGTCACACGGTTCACAGAGAAACTAAGTAA